GAAAGTTAATGACCGTCAAATCGATGAGTCATTGAGTAGCAAATTGAGACAATTGAAAGCTCAGTTTAATACCAATCATTACGAAAGTAAAATCTAATCAAAAGCATTAATCTTAATATATCATGGCAGAAGTAAGACCTGATGAAGTTTCGGCAATCCTAAGAGAGCAACTTTCTGGTGCTAGAACCGAAGCAGAACTAGAAGAAGTGGGTACAGTCCTTCAAGTGGGGGATGGTGTAGCCAGAATCTATGGACTTTCTAAGGCTCAGTCTGGTGAATTGCTAGAGTTCGACAACGGTCTGAAAGCAATGGTACTGAACTTGGAAGAAGACAATGTAGGTGCTGTAATTTTCGGAGATTCCAAAGATATCAAAGAAGGCGATACCGTAAAAAGAACCAAGAAAATCGCATCCATCCAAGCAGGTGAAGGCATGCTGGGCCGTGTAGTAGATACCTTGGGTAACCCTATCGACGGTAAGGGTCCTATTGCTGGTGATCTGTATGAAATGCCACTGGAGCGTAAAGCACCAGGTGTAATCTACCGTCAGCCAGTGACCGAGCCGCTTCAGACTGGTATCAAATCTATCGATGCCATGATTCCAATCGGTAGAGGACAAAGAGAATTGGTGATCGGTGACCGTCAGACAGGTAAAACTGCTGTGGTAATTGATGCCATTTTGAACCAAAAAGAATTTTACGATAAAGGTGAGCCTGTATTCTGTATCTATGTTGCCATCGGACAGAAGGCATCTACAGTGGCAGGTGTAGTAGCTGCCTTGGAAAAAGGCGGTGCACTACCTTATACCGTGATCGTAGCAGCTCCTGCTTCAGATCCAGCTCCAATGCAGTTCTTTGCGCCATTTACTGGTGCTGCCATTGGTGAATTCTTCCGTGATACTGGACGTCCTGCTTTGGTGGTTTATGATGACCTTTCCAAGCAAGCCGTAGCTTACCGTGAAGTGTCTCTACTACTGAGAAGACCTCCGGGACGTGAAGCATATCCGGGTGATGTGTTCTACCTTCACTCAAGATTGCTTGAGAGAGCTGCCAAAATCAACAAATCTGATAAGATTGCTCAGGAAATGAATGATCTTCCAGAATCTATCAAGCCTCTAGTGAAAGGTGGCGGATCATTGACCGCTCTTCCTATCATCGAAACCCAGGCTGGTGACGTTTCTGCCTATATTCCGACTAACGTAATTTCCATTACAGATGGTCAGATCTTCTTGGAAACAAACCTTTTCAACTCCGGTATCCGACCGGCGATCAACGTGGGTATCTCCGTATCACGAGTAGGTGGTAACGCACAGATTAAGTCCATGAAGAAAGTAGCGGGTACGTTGAAGCTGGATCAGGCTCAGTTCCGTGAATTGGAAGCTTTTGCCAAGTTTGGTTCCGATCTAGATGCTACTACTAAGCGTACCATCGAGAGAGGTAGAAGAAACCAGGAAATCTTGAAGCAGCCTCAGTACTCTCCAGTATCTGTAGCGCATCAGGTGGCCATCATTTATGCTTCTACCAGAGGACTGATGGACTCAGTGCCTGTAGAAAAAGCCAGAGCATTTGAGAAGGAGTTCTACACGCTATTAGATACATCTTATCCAGAAGCACTTCAGTTGATCCTAAAAGGTGATATAGATGGAGCTGGTAAGGTGCTTTCCAAAGCAGCTGCAGAATTAGCACCTAAATTTTCAAAATAATTGAATTACAATC
This genomic window from Algoriphagus sp. TR-M9 contains:
- the atpA gene encoding F0F1 ATP synthase subunit alpha, with amino-acid sequence MAEVRPDEVSAILREQLSGARTEAELEEVGTVLQVGDGVARIYGLSKAQSGELLEFDNGLKAMVLNLEEDNVGAVIFGDSKDIKEGDTVKRTKKIASIQAGEGMLGRVVDTLGNPIDGKGPIAGDLYEMPLERKAPGVIYRQPVTEPLQTGIKSIDAMIPIGRGQRELVIGDRQTGKTAVVIDAILNQKEFYDKGEPVFCIYVAIGQKASTVAGVVAALEKGGALPYTVIVAAPASDPAPMQFFAPFTGAAIGEFFRDTGRPALVVYDDLSKQAVAYREVSLLLRRPPGREAYPGDVFYLHSRLLERAAKINKSDKIAQEMNDLPESIKPLVKGGGSLTALPIIETQAGDVSAYIPTNVISITDGQIFLETNLFNSGIRPAINVGISVSRVGGNAQIKSMKKVAGTLKLDQAQFRELEAFAKFGSDLDATTKRTIERGRRNQEILKQPQYSPVSVAHQVAIIYASTRGLMDSVPVEKARAFEKEFYTLLDTSYPEALQLILKGDIDGAGKVLSKAAAELAPKFSK